Below is a genomic region from Billgrantia tianxiuensis.
AAGCCGTAGGAAGCCAGCTTGGTCACGTTGGCCAGCAGTTTCACCATCCTGGCAAAGGCCAGTACGCCAATGTTGTTCACTCGCTTCCCCTCTTCATGGATACCCCAGCTACGACACGCCCCAGCCCACGCGGTTCCGGGAAGCCGATAACCTACCATGCCAGCCTCCACTCCAACGGGGAAAATAGAGAGATTTTTCAACGCTTTCCGTCTAGCAAGCAAAACCGGCTTAGGGCATTCGAGCCACCAAGCCAACGCTCGGAGCCCGCTCCCACCGGGATTTAACTAATTTTTCACCATTCCTCGCTCAATGGTTAGTTAAAGCCGCCACAGGAGCTTCACGATAGATTTTATCGATATGCGATAATAAATAACTCTTGCCGATAACTTTAACTTCACCTAGGCTCGGGGAGGTGTAGTCGTAGAGCTACCTGACCATAACAACCTCAATAGCCATGCAAGGTGCTTTCATGACCCTTACTCCCCTCGAGCCCAAACGCTCCGCTAGCACAACCAAAGCCTCCAGCCTGCGTCGCTACCTGCTGCCCGGCTTGTTCGGAACGGCACTGCTGCTGACCGGCGCCACCCTTCAGGCGCAGGAGACACTGCGCGCAGGCGGCACCCCCAGCGGCATTCCCTTCACCTTCCTCGACGTACAGACCAACGAGATCACCGGCGCCATGGTGGACCTCGTGCAAGCGTTGGGCGAAGACATGGGCTATGACGTCACCGTGCAGGAGTCCCAGTTCAACGCCCTGATTCCCTCGCTCACCTCCGGCAAGATCGACATCATCTCCGCCGCCATGCTCAAGACACCGGAGCGGGCGCAAGTGGTCGCCTTCAGCGACGATGTCTATCCCTATGGCGAGGGGTGGTCATCAAGACCGACTACGAGGGCGAAATCCACTCGCTGGACGACCTAGCGGGAGAGACGATCGGCGCCCAGGTGGGAACCACCTACGTCGAACAGCTCAATGCCATGGGCATCTTCCCCGAGATACGCAACTACGACACCCTGGCGGACATGATGCGAGACGTCTCCCTCGGCAGGATCGTGGCCGGCGTGGGCGACGCTCCCATCATGGGCTACCAGCTGAGCCAGGGGCGCTTCCCCGATCTACAGCTGGCCGAAGGCTATGAGCAGCAGATGGTCGGCCACATCGGCCTGGCCGTGGCGCAGGACAACACGGAACTGCTCGAGCAGCTCAATGCCTCGCTGGCGAAGCTGAAAGAGGATGGGACGGTGGAGGCCATATTTGAGGAGTGGGGACTCTGAGCTTCGCCTGAAGCACCTTCTCCACGTCCGCGCGCCGGCGGCACCTTCCGGCCGGCGCCTTCGACGATTCCATGAACAGCGCAACGCAGGCAGTGCCTTTCGGCATCGCCGGCATGCGCCTGGAAAAAAGGTTCTCCCATGGAGTTCTCCGACGTAGTCGCTTTCCTGCCCATCCTGCTGAAAGGCGCGGTGGTCACCGTACAGATCACTATCGGCGCCCTGCTGCTGAGTTCGTTGCTTGGCTTGGTCCTGGCACTGATGAAGCTCTCGCCCTTCCGCGCCCTATCGCTGACCGCGAGCACCATCGTG
It encodes:
- a CDS encoding transporter substrate-binding domain-containing protein translates to MTLTPLEPKRSASTTKASSLRRYLLPGLFGTALLLTGATLQAQETLRAGGTPSGIPFTFLDVQTNEITGAMVDLVQALGEDMGYDVTVQESQFNALIPSLTSGKIDIISAAMLKTPERAQVVAFSDDVYPYGEGWSSRPTTRAKSTRWTT
- a CDS encoding substrate-binding periplasmic protein, translated to MVIKTDYEGEIHSLDDLAGETIGAQVGTTYVEQLNAMGIFPEIRNYDTLADMMRDVSLGRIVAGVGDAPIMGYQLSQGRFPDLQLAEGYEQQMVGHIGLAVAQDNTELLEQLNASLAKLKEDGTVEAIFEEWGL